Within the Triticum dicoccoides isolate Atlit2015 ecotype Zavitan unplaced genomic scaffold, WEW_v2.0 scaffold67870, whole genome shotgun sequence genome, the region GAAGGTGGTGAAGAAGGTGCTGTCATTGTCCCAGTCCGAGGGGGACGgcgccaccgtccgccggagcatcgGCCGGTACGACACCAATCGCGATGAATTCTGAATTTCTCATTATGGGAAGCTGTCATTGACATCAGTCTGTCTCTTCTTGATGCTGCAGGCACGAGCTCCGGAACCTGGACCCGTTCCTCCTGCTCGACGAGTTCTCCGTCTCCAAGCCCGCCGGCTTCCCCGACCACCCTCACCGTGGCTTCGAGACCGTCACCTACATGCTCGATGTACGCATCCCAGCATGCTCTGCTTCTTCCATCTCGTGCTCTGTTCCACCATGTTGATACGGCCCGCAAGGTGTTTGCTGAAATGCTTTCTTGTCTTTTGGGTTTTGTGACGATGCAGGGGGCCTTCACCCACCAGGACTTCTCGGGGCGCAAGGGCACCATCAGGACCGGAGATGTGCAGGTGCGACCTACTCATCCAATTTGTTCAGACAAACCATCATCATTCATGCAGCTCTGGATCAACATTGAGAACTAACATTGCATCTGAATGCTCTGTTCCTCATCAGTGGATGACGGCGGGGAGTGGCATCGTGCACTCAGAGATGCCGGCAGCAGACGGATTGCAGAAAGGCCTGCAGCTCTGGATCAACCTCGCCTCCAAAGACAAGATGTACGTATCATGTCAATAGTTATTTCCATATCAAGTCAACTTCTATACATGACAATGATCAACCACTCACACACTAATTCTGCTTCTGAAAATGCCCATTCATCGATGCCAGGATCGAGCCGCGGTACCAGGAGCTCGAGAGCAAGGACATTAGCCAGGCCGAGAAGGATGGCGTGGCGGTGCGGATCATCGCTGGGGAAGCATTTGGGGTGCGGTCGCCGGTCTACACGCGGACGCCAACCATGTACATGGACTTCACAATGCAACCAGGTTCGCAGCTCCACCAGCCAATCCCCGAGGGCTGGAACGCCTTCGTGTACGTCATCGAGGGGGAGGGCGTGTTCGGCAAGGAGAATGCAGCGCCGGCGAGCACGCACCACTGCCTTGTGCTTGGCGCGGGGGACGGGCTCAGCGTGTGGAATAGGTCAGGCGCACCGCTGCGGTTCACCCTTGCGGCGGGGCAGCCGCTGAACGAGCCGGTGGTGCAGCAGGGGCCCTTTGTCATGAACTCGCGTGCCCAGATCCAGCAGGCCATGGAGGACAACTACTACGGCCGCAGCGGCTTCGAGAAGGCCAGCCAGTGGAGCTCCGCCTGATTCTCATCGGTGTCTCGCCGTGATGATGATCAACATCTGGTGCATTGTTGTGCAAAATATTGGGAGGGAAAGGGAAATTGCATTGTACCATTATATTTATGCCTTTGTGTAGAACGTAGAACTAGTCttgtttttctttgatttttttactTGTTTATAAAAGAATCTGATGCAATAAAAGTGTGTAATGAGGAGGAACTTATTAATGATTGTTTCATCGTAAAAAAGCGAATTGTTTCATCAAAGATTTGGGCAATAGTGCAATGGGAAATGATGGGTGGATATCAAGTGGGGGGAAAGAACATTCAGATTTCAACTGGTGCTCCATGATCAGGcgtatacctggccatacctcgggccgggccgggcttcgggccgggcctagccaagcccgacgcaaaaaacccaggcccgggcccggcccggcccggccttcgGGCTTAAAAtctaggcccaagcccggcccgggggcagcgtcgggccgggccgggtcgggcttcccatggccaggtatagtcAGGCGTTTCACATTTGATCTTCTCAGTCCATTGCTTCCTGACAACTCTATTCTCTCATGATGCAGTTCTATTCTAATGTATATGTAGTGATCAAATTGTAGATGCAAATAGTTTCAAAGATTTCGTGATGTGTCACAAAACCGGTCaagtatacttttcgtccctcaaTTTTTGGCGgagtctagatttggtccctcaactctaaaaccggacaacttgcacccTTAACTTCTAAAACCGGACAAGATTCATTCCTGGTCACGGTTTTGACCGGAGTTGGTACTGTCCCACCCCGGTTTTGACCGTGCTGACCTCCACCAAAAGTTGTCCGGTTTTggagttgagggaccaaatctagactccactaaaagttgagggacgaaaagtatacttttctcaaTTTTATTATCTCTGGACTTCTGTCAGTTTACGCTGGTCCTCTAAAAACAATGTACAAAGTTACTGTATATGGTTGATAGGAATCCAGAGTGCTATTATCGTGTACCATTATTTGATAGCAATGCAGAGTGCTGCTATTAAACATAGTGTTGTGTGCGCAGACAGATTTAGCAGCGTGCCTGTTGTAGAGGTTTTGATGAGCTATATGATTTTTCCTATATACTGTAAATCATTAGCTACAAAGTCGCAGCTATATATATCTTCAAGGCTGAGCTGCTGTAAAAGTTTCAGAATGTTTTGACTGTTGGTTTAGAAGATGTGTATTTTCCTAATTGACTGTCCTAAAAGGCTGACAGACTTGCTAGTCAAAGTTGAGTTTGCTCTTGGCCATCTTAATGAGGTTTCCTAGAGTCAAAAATATCAAGAGACTTGTATAGGATGAAAAATCCTTGCTCCAGGGAAATTTCATGTTTTTTGTACTTGTAATTTAGaagctaacaaaataaaatgaaggaTGACTATCTGAATTTTCAGATAGATAGTGTGGTTTGACTTAAATTGAAGATTAGGACTACTTAATGACAAGACAAAAAATGGTATCTTCGCTAAAGTTGTAGCTCATTTTCTGAACTTTTCGAACAAGTATCTATTGAATGAGTTGATTATGTAGATTAAAAGATACAAAAAAGGCCATTTAAAAAATATATAGCAAACAGAGAAACAATCACATTTTTGTAACACATCCATCAGATTTTGGATTTGAGATCATCCATATGTATTTCAGATAAAAAGATGCATACTATGATAAAGTTAGTACATTGTCAGACAGAGCAATCATCTTATTGGTAGCACATTTGTCATGAATTCAACTCCAAAGTTACAAGATTCAAAGAGACCCGCGGGAGGGTGTGTTTGGCTCTCAAGGAAGACCCTCTGTTTGTTGGCATGACAACTGCGTTCGGCTCTCAAGGAAGACCCTCTCTTTGCTGACACATCAAGCGCGTGTGGCTCTCAAGGAAGACCCTCTCTTTGCCAGACATGAAAACCAAGGCCGTCTGTGCCAAGGAGAAGGGCTTTGACATCACAAAGATCTCCAAGTTGCCCGTCGTTGACAAAGTAACACCGGGCATCCTCGCCCAGCCTGATCTGCCTGTGTCTAACGTCTTTGTGCTCGATGCTATCGATGTCCAGTTGGTGCGATGGAGGAAGGAATTGAGGATTATGTCAGGGTTAACCGCAAGAACCACGATTGATTGGCCCTCCTCGACGTCACCTCTTCCACATATCTAGTGTGACTGCTTTGCTCCGTTCGATCTCGCCTTTGTTAGTTGTGCCTTATGCATTTTATGTGTTTACCATTTGAGCAATTATCTATCGTCGCCCTGTCATGTTTGGGCGCCATCAAGCTTTGGTTTTGGTGGCCTCGAGAACCACCCTATCTGTTTTTCCTTGGAACATTTACATCCCCCCTCCCCTAATTGGCCCCAACTCTGGCATTAACACCTAAAAAAACCATGTGCCAAAATTTGCCCTTTTACTGAGTGGTTCCCTTATGGAAATACCCTTATGTGCCCTTTTCGTCCGGTCAAGGGCCTTTGACCGTGTTCGGACATTTACTGGACACATGTGGGGTCGCGTCAAATCGTTCCAAAACCTCAGCCTCACTTTCGTCTACCATTTGGTCTCTCCTCTCTCTACTGTCTCTCGACAAGAACC harbors:
- the LOC119347437 gene encoding pirin-like protein, with product VVKKVLSLSQSEGDGATVRRSIGRHELRNLDPFLLLDEFSVSKPAGFPDHPHRGFETVTYMLDGAFTHQDFSGRKGTIRTGDVQWMTAGSGIVHSEMPAADGLQKGLQLWINLASKDKMIEPRYQELESKDISQAEKDGVAVRIIAGEAFGVRSPVYTRTPTMYMDFTMQPGSQLHQPIPEGWNAFVYVIEGEGVFGKENAAPASTHHCLVLGAGDGLSVWNRSGAPLRFTLAAGQPLNEPVVQQGPFVMNSRAQIQQAMEDNYYGRSGFEKASQWSSA